DNA from Calditrichota bacterium:
TTCATCAGTCAAGATGTCTGCAGATGCTGTAACAGCAAATTGAGCGAGGCGGATAAGCTTATACTGAATGATCCACGGATTATTCAAGCTATAAACTGTCTTGAACTTTCTGATATTCAAAATAACATCCTGAGAATAGGTGAAACCATAGGAACAGATACACAGGATGGCGCCGAAAGAAGGTTTCATATGAAGGATGGGCACCCTATACTTATTCCCAAGCCATCTTTTACGGGTGAAAGAGTCGCGGATATAGATAACACCTTGCCTCTACTGCGCACATTGTTATCCAGAGACAAGGAGCTGAATTGGCCAAACGAAAAGGCAGGCCGATACATCGGTGAAATCGTAACGCCAGAATTTCTCAAACTCAAGCCGCATGAGAGTATCGATCTTCGAGAAGCGGGATACTCAATCGAAATGAGGCAGATTGGAAACATAGAGACACATTTTCCTGCCATTTCGTTTCAAGATCATAGATTGATCGCTAAAATAATATACGAGATCAGTTTCTATCTGCTTTCGCCCGAGATCGCTGAGTCAGCGATGAAAGATCTTGACTATTATAGAGATGTAGCTTACGGAAGTATTGAAAGAGAAGAAGGCAGATTGTTTACAAGATCGGTGGAGCTTCTTAACGAACCCAACTATCTTCATAGGATTCAGATCTCATTCTCTGCCTCAAGCTTTCTTACGGTTGACATCGACCTCTTTGCAAGTGTAAACTATCACGCTATCATCAGAACTGATAGAACCTATCCGCTGCCAATTCTAAATTCCCGGCAGGTTACCGCTGTCGGGTTGGGGATGACCTTTAACGATACATCGAATAGACACTTTGCGATAAGGTACTTCAATGATGCAGATTGGGCGGTCGAAAGATTCGATGACGGAGAAGAACAGTGACAATATCAACCCAAATGATCAATACTTGGACAGCTTCTTGGAAGCAACTGAGATACCTCGAGCGAGTGGGAGCATTACTTGCCATAGCAACTCTGACCGCCTCCTTATTTTATTGGGCGGGGAATGGATTCGCCGAGATACAAAATACACTTGGCTACTATCCATCTGGAGTTGAAGAAGCGCTAGAGCAAAACCGCGAACTGGACCTAAAATATCCAACACGCCCGGGTCTAAGCAAGGATCTGGGAGAGGTTGCGGGAGTCTTGCTTTTCTTCATCGGAATTTGTCTAATCTTGTCATTGATTGATGCAGCCGTGAAATTGCCAATCTTGGCGGGATTGTTGGTCGCCCCAATATCTTTCCTATCGGGCAAGGGAACCACACATGAATACCTCATTCTATCCTTGCTCAACAATAACGCTATTGGTGGCAGAGGCGTGCTTTCACTTATCATGATAACGCTTTCCGGAGTATTTGCGATGAGGGCTTTTCGGAAATCTTGGAGATTAAATTTCTCATTGCTAACTGCACTTGGAGTATTCGCGTCTTGGATAGGTAATTTCATGGGTCAAGAATACAGCTATCGCGCCGGTATTTTGACGGCAGCTGCTGGAATTCTCCTTATCATAGCGCCAAAATCACTTAGGGATTCTTGTCTGACTTCCATCGAAGTGACTGGCGAAATATCTAAAGGTAGGCTTGACAGCTTGATTCAAAAAGCCACATTGTCTACCAGAATATTTGGCATTGCCTATTCTATTCTTGGGCTTATTCTTGTTCTGGGAGTTGCAGGAACTATGGGAGATGAGTTTCTACAAGGAATCAAGAGAGGGGCACCTGTTAGTGATTCAAGCGGAATCTTAGTGCTGGCCGTCATTCAGATATTGATAGGGATAGCTTTGCTTATGCTCTCTTTGATATCATCTAATCCAGCAATGCGGCGTCGATATCAGTTTTCCATCATCATAGGGATCATCTGGATCTTATTGCCTTATGAGGCACTTGACTTGTTAGCCCGATTGACCGATCCCGGCTTAAATGCTTTTGTAAAACTGTTGACGTCTATTGGAATGATTATTGTACTCAAGACCGCAATTAGAGCTCGGGACGCCATTTATATGAATGTCAGCAATTCCAAGGAAACATAATCCGCATCATTCGGAATACTAATGTCCACCTACCCCACCGAACCCCTGAAGTGCTGGGCTAAAGCCAAGGAACTTCGGGATAACTACTATCGCGACTACGCCACCGCCCACGAGTGCGGCGGGTTGCGCTGGACCGGCGGCGCTTGGTCGTTCGACGCCATCCCCGCCGGGCTAGGGCGCGACGTCTGGCCCATCACCGGCGAGCCTTACGGCGCGTCGATGGCCTTCAACAAGCCATTCAGCCAGCGCGCCCTCGAAGCCGCCGAAGCCAAGGGCTGGGCGCGCGATCTCTGCAGTTATATGCGCAACTACTGGGGGTCGATGTATCTCGACGAGTTCAACTTCGGCGGGAAGTATCCGAAGCCCGACTTCGCCTTTCAGGATCATATCTGCTGCTCCCACGCCAAGTGGTATCAGCATGTCGCGGAATACAAGCAGATCCCCTACTTTTGTATCGACGTTTCGGTCGGTCCCTATCACCTGATCGACGACCACAAACTGAACTTCGTCGTCGGGCAGATGCACGAGTCGATTGACTTCCTCGAGCGCATCACCGGCCGCCGCTACGACGACGAACTGCTGATCGAAGCGGTGCAGAACGAGACGCGAGCCACCTCCGCCTGGGCCGAGGTCTGTGCCCTCAACAAGGCGATCCCGGCACCGCTCGACGAAAAGACGATGTATTCGCTCTACGTCCTCGGGACGCTCAACAAGTCGAAGAAGGAGTTCGCCGACTTCTACGAGGAATTGCGGGACGAGGTTGCCGACCGCGTGGCGCGCGGCATCGCTGCCGTTCCGAGCGAGCGTTGCCGGCTGATGTCCGATACCCAGCCGCCGTGGGGCTTCTTGAAGATATTCCGCTACCTCGAAGGCTTCGGCGCGGTCTCGGTCGGGAGCCTTTACACCTTCGCCCTAATCGGCATCTGGGAAGAGAAGCCGGACGGCAGTTGGGGCGCGCGGACAACTCCGATGGCCCTCGGCTTGCCGATGGATACCCGCGATCAGGCGCTCCGGATACTGGCGGACTGGAACCTCTCCAAACCCGAATGGCAGCATTTCTATGACGCAAGTTTGAAGTCGAAGATGATGCTGCGGATCGTCAAGGAATGGAAACTCGACGGCGTCATGCTGCACCTGAATCGCGGCTGCGAAGGCCTCTCCTGCGGCATAATGGAAAACCGCCTCGCCATCGCCGAAGCCGGCGTGCCGGTGATGACCTTCGAAGGCAATATGGGCGACGAGCGGGAGTTCGACGAAGCGAAGACCAAAGACCGCATGGATGCGTTCATGGAGACGCTGGGACTTAGGAATTAACCACAAAGAACACAAAGATCACAAAGATATCCTGGTGCTCTTGGTGTGCTTTGTGGTGAGAATAATCATTAGGGATAGATAATTGATTACAGCCGGACTTGACCTGGGGTCGAAGACCACCAAGGTCGTCATCCTGCGCGACGGCGAAGTGCTGGCTCGCGTGAAGCGGTTTTCGGGGTTCGAACAAGAGGTCGTCGCGGCTGAAGCCTTGCGGGAAGCCTGCGCCCTCGCTGGCATCGCCGAGAGCGAACTGTCCCGTATCGCGGCAACCGGAGCCGGCCGCCGGGTAGCGCCATTCGCGCAGGATCTCCTGACCGAGGTAGGCGCCGCGGCGCGGGGCGCCATCGCTCGCAACGACGCAGTGCGCACTGTGCTCGACGTTGGAGCCGAGGAAGGACGCGCCATTCTGGTCAATCCCGACGGCCGGGTGAAGGACTTTGCGGTCAATGAGAAGTGCGCCGCCGGAGCGGGCACGTTTATCGAGTCGATGTCGCGCGCCCTCGAAGTGAAACTCGAGGAGTTCGGCCCGCTCGCGCTGACTTCGCAGCAGGCGGTGCCGATGAATGCCCAATGCGCAGTATTCGCCGAGAGCGAGGTGGTATCGCTGCTCCACGCCCGGACGCCGAAGCAGGACATCGCTCGCGCAGTGCTCGACGCCATCGCCAGCCGCATCGTCTCGATGGCCCGGCGAGTCAGCATCACACCGGCGGTCGTGCTAATGGGAGGGATGGCTCACAATACCGGCTTCATTGTATCGCTGAAGCGGACGCTCGAGATGGAGATCGAAATCCTATCCGATCCTGAGTTTGTCCCGGCCGAGGGAGCCGCGTTCCACGCCGCCGAGCGCTTTGCCGAAGCCGAAGTGCCGGCGGTGGCGTAGGAAGTAAGCGGGTAGGCGAGTAAGCGGGTAAGCGGGTAAGTGAACAGGCGGGAGTAGAAAATGGGGACGGTCTTCAGGAAGGTGGAGGATATAGAGGTCTGGAAGCGGGCATGCAGGCTTGCGGTCGATCTCTATTCCCTCTGCGATCAGGAGCCGCTCGCCAAGGATTGGGGGCTTCGAGATCAGTTGCGGCGTGCGGCAGTTTCCATTGCATCGAACATCGCGGAGGGATATGAGCGAAACTCGCAAGCGGAATTCAGGAGATATCTCTTGATCGCCAAAGGTTCCTGCGTGAATTGAAGACGCAACACTACATCCTGCAGGCATCCGGTAAGATTAGCGAGGCAGATTTGACAACCCTGATCGAACGCTGCATAGAACTATCTCAGATGATCGGCAGCCTCGCCTCCGCCATTCGCAAACAACATCTTGCATAATAACTAACGCTTACTCGCTTACTCATTCAAATCAACAACAGTCCGCATTGGAGGAGTCAGCAATGTCAGTCGAATACTGGCGGTGGAAGGAATACAACTGGCGCAACGAAGCGGTCGATCCGCGCGGCGGAGGCATCCTCTCCGGAGGCGTCGATGTCGGATCGGTCTCATCGCAGGCGGTGGTGCTCTACGAAGGCAATCTCTACGCCTACAGCAATATGCGCACCGGCTCCGACTCGCCTGACAGCGCCCGCAAGGCGTTCGAGTGGGCGCTCGAAGGCACGGGACTGCAGGTTGGCGATATCCCCTTCATTGTCGGCACCGGTTACGGGCGGGTCAATGTGCCGTTTGCTCATAAAGCCATCACCGAGATTGCCTGTCATGCCCGCGGTGCCAATTATATGTATGGCCCGGCTGTCCGGACGCTGCTCGATATGGGCGGGCAGGACTGCAAGGCGATCCGCTGCGACGAACGGGGCAAGGTGACGAACTTCCTGATGAACGACAAGTGCGCTGCCGGGACCGGACGCGGGATGGAAGTCTTTGCCGATTTACTCGCAATCCCCATTGAGCAGGTCGGCGAAATGTCGTTCCAGGTCGAGAGCGAGCCGACGCCGGTCTCTTCGACCTGTGTCGTCTTCGCCAAGACCGAAGCCGCCGGGCTGCTCCGGTCCGGCTGGCCGAAGAACCTTGTCCTCGCGGCCTACTGCTCGGCGATGGCGCATCGCGTCGTTTCGCTGATCGAGCGGCTCGGTATGGAAGGCGGGTTCGCGATCACCGGCGGCATTGCCAAGAACAGCGGCGTCGTCCGGCGCCTCGAAAAGGAACTCGGCGTTACCTCGATGACCAGTTCCTACGACACTCAGATCGCGGGTGCGCTCGGCGCGGCACTATTTGCGAAGGCGCTGCTTGAGAAGGGCTTGGGGCTCAAGGCTTAGGGCTCAAGATCACTCAAGGGGTGAGATGATGTCAAGGGACTACCGGAAACTTCGGGTATTTCGATCGGCGCAAAGTCTTGCCCTTATGGTCTATGAATCGACCAGACTATTTCCAAATGAAGAGTTGTTCGGAGCAACGAACCAATTGCGCCGGGCAGCGCTATCAGTTCCAACTAACTCCGTTGAGGGCTCTCATCGCACCAGTCGCGGAGATTGCTTGAGATTCCTCGACGTTGCGATGGGGTCGCTTGCAGAAACTGGATACCTGATCGACTTCGCTGCCAGTCTCGGCCATTTGCCGCAAGACAAACGGGACAATCTGCTTGCCCAATAGACTGAATGCGCCCAACTCCTCGGCGCGCTTATCAATTCACACCGCAGGGCGAATGATTCCAAAATTCTTAAGCCCTGAACCTTAAGCCTTAAGCCCTAAGCCATGAGCCTAATATGATCGCCAACTACGGCTACACCGATGGATCGGGCAGTTACTACATCACTATCGACACCGACCGATGTGCCACCTGCGCCGAACACTCCTGCACCCAAGCCTGTCCGGTTGGGATGTTCGTCGTCGAGCCGGACGACTATGACGATGACGTCGCCTCGATAGGCACCACCTTCCGGCACAACATCAAGTATGCCTGCGCACCCTGCAAGCCGGTAGCAAATCGGCCGCCGCTGCCTTGCGCAGCGGCTTGCAAAGCCGGCGCAATAAGCCACTCGTGGTAGTGGCAAGTATTAAGTATCAAGTGCCAAGTATCAAGTATCAAGTGCCAAGTATCAAGTATCAAGTGTCAAGTGGGCCGGATAACCATTGTTGTTGATGGGCGGGAGGTCGAGGTTCAGACGGGCGGCCGCCTGAGACTCGAACTGATCGCGTCCGGCATCTACTTGCCCGGACTGTGCGATCATCCCGACCTTGATCCATTTCGGCCCTTCCAATGGTCTGAATCGGTCTGGCGGGGAAATGCAGAATACGGAATGAGGAATGAGGAAGGCGGACTTGATGATGGAACACTGCATTCCAGCCACCTCAATCCGCACTGCGACCTCTGTCTGGTCTCCATTGA
Protein-coding regions in this window:
- a CDS encoding HNH endonuclease; the protein is MKALYSNCIFCGCDLDETNRSREHIVPQIIMGSFISQDVCRCCNSKLSEADKLILNDPRIIQAINCLELSDIQNNILRIGETIGTDTQDGAERRFHMKDGHPILIPKPSFTGERVADIDNTLPLLRTLLSRDKELNWPNEKAGRYIGEIVTPEFLKLKPHESIDLREAGYSIEMRQIGNIETHFPAISFQDHRLIAKIIYEISFYLLSPEIAESAMKDLDYYRDVAYGSIEREEGRLFTRSVELLNEPNYLHRIQISFSASSFLTVDIDLFASVNYHAIIRTDRTYPLPILNSRQVTAVGLGMTFNDTSNRHFAIRYFNDADWAVERFDDGEEQ
- the bzdO gene encoding benzoyl-CoA reductase, bzd-type, subunit O; this encodes MSTYPTEPLKCWAKAKELRDNYYRDYATAHECGGLRWTGGAWSFDAIPAGLGRDVWPITGEPYGASMAFNKPFSQRALEAAEAKGWARDLCSYMRNYWGSMYLDEFNFGGKYPKPDFAFQDHICCSHAKWYQHVAEYKQIPYFCIDVSVGPYHLIDDHKLNFVVGQMHESIDFLERITGRRYDDELLIEAVQNETRATSAWAEVCALNKAIPAPLDEKTMYSLYVLGTLNKSKKEFADFYEELRDEVADRVARGIAAVPSERCRLMSDTQPPWGFLKIFRYLEGFGAVSVGSLYTFALIGIWEEKPDGSWGARTTPMALGLPMDTRDQALRILADWNLSKPEWQHFYDASLKSKMMLRIVKEWKLDGVMLHLNRGCEGLSCGIMENRLAIAEAGVPVMTFEGNMGDEREFDEAKTKDRMDAFMETLGLRN
- a CDS encoding CoA activase gives rise to the protein MITAGLDLGSKTTKVVILRDGEVLARVKRFSGFEQEVVAAEALREACALAGIAESELSRIAATGAGRRVAPFAQDLLTEVGAAARGAIARNDAVRTVLDVGAEEGRAILVNPDGRVKDFAVNEKCAAGAGTFIESMSRALEVKLEEFGPLALTSQQAVPMNAQCAVFAESEVVSLLHARTPKQDIARAVLDAIASRIVSMARRVSITPAVVLMGGMAHNTGFIVSLKRTLEMEIEILSDPEFVPAEGAAFHAAERFAEAEVPAVA
- the bzdQ gene encoding benzoyl-CoA reductase, bzd-type, subunit Q, with the protein product MSVEYWRWKEYNWRNEAVDPRGGGILSGGVDVGSVSSQAVVLYEGNLYAYSNMRTGSDSPDSARKAFEWALEGTGLQVGDIPFIVGTGYGRVNVPFAHKAITEIACHARGANYMYGPAVRTLLDMGGQDCKAIRCDERGKVTNFLMNDKCAAGTGRGMEVFADLLAIPIEQVGEMSFQVESEPTPVSSTCVVFAKTEAAGLLRSGWPKNLVLAAYCSAMAHRVVSLIERLGMEGGFAITGGIAKNSGVVRRLEKELGVTSMTSSYDTQIAGALGAALFAKALLEKGLGLKA
- a CDS encoding four helix bundle protein; the protein is MMSRDYRKLRVFRSAQSLALMVYESTRLFPNEELFGATNQLRRAALSVPTNSVEGSHRTSRGDCLRFLDVAMGSLAETGYLIDFAASLGHLPQDKRDNLLAQ
- a CDS encoding ferredoxin, translated to MIANYGYTDGSGSYYITIDTDRCATCAEHSCTQACPVGMFVVEPDDYDDDVASIGTTFRHNIKYACAPCKPVANRPPLPCAAACKAGAISHSW